In Hydra vulgaris chromosome 06, alternate assembly HydraT2T_AEP, a genomic segment contains:
- the LOC105848330 gene encoding acid-sensing ion channel 4-A isoform X2 yields MNKKENGTVTHSCENKDSPSKKTNDHSRHFSALIINRILLGCYQEKLFWSFILILCSALVALPIYFRVQEYLSYESSQKISTIVTPKNLFPSVTICKERKSMFLYCDLDIFDVNSNYNVPCPRDKQTVEERSNVVGTGSYRTNIQPFEFYCDELRRKCSTSDLQSQFFKTVRNERGECVTWNGNGTYTNANNIIELIVKIVKVERYFEVIEVIVHEPQVDGTLQDLTFRVTTSKKYEISFTKVVSELLPAPYSNCINKKQNDIFPGKYTLENCVNSHNCISTFKKCGDTFDYCRKYIPESISMHYGRNNTISRNINCLKTQNETLPSICLLPCKQIDFEVSIFSEVDTRLNNNQFVLVMKNKNRNTYIKKKDKLGQTNNWTRLASEIAGLFSLVTGSLLICIIELFVYAVLSCF; encoded by the exons ATGaacaaaaaag AAAATGGAACGGTCACACACTCTTGCGAAAATAAAGATTCTCCCAGTAAGAAAACAAACGATCACTCTAGACATTTTTCTGCTCTCATAATAAACAGAATTTTACTAGGCTGTTatcaagaaaaattgttttggagTTTTATTCTTATACTCTGCAGTGCATTGGTAGCGCTACCTATTTACTTTAGAGTGCAAGAATATTTAAGTTATGAAAGCAGCCAAAAAATATCCACAATCGTTACCCCAAAAAATCTATTTCCATCTGTCACGATATGCAAAGAGCgtaaaagtatgtttttgtaTTGTGATTTGGATATATTTGATGTCAATTCAAACTATAATGTCCCATGTCCTCGAGATAAACAAACTGTCGAAGAAAGAAGCAATGTTGTAGGAACAGGAAGTTATCGGACAAATATTCAACCATTTGAATTTTATTGCGATGAGTTGCGAAGAAAATGCTCTACGAGTGATTTAcaaagtcaattttttaaaacagtacgTAACGAACGTGGTGAATGCGTTACTTGGAACGGAAATGGGACTTATACAAACGCAAATAACATAATTGAATTAATTGTAAAGATTGTTAAGGTGGAACGATACTTTGAAGTTATAGAAGTTATAGTTCATGAACCTCAAGTTGACGGAACATTACAAGACCTAACATTCCGTGTAACAACTtcaaaaaagtatgaaatatcCTTCACAAAAGTTGTAAGCGAATTATTACCTGCTCCTTATTCTaactgtattaataaaaaacaaaacgatATATTTCCAGGAAAATACACTCTTGAAAATTGCGTTAATTCACATAATTGCATAAGTACTTTTAAGAAATGTGGTGATACATTTGACTACTGCAGAAAATACATTCCCGAAAGTATTTCAATGCATTATGGGAGGAACAATACAATTAGTAGAAATATCAACTGCTTAAAAACACAAAACGAAACTTTGCCATCAATCTGCTTACTTCCGTGCAAACAAATTGATTTTGAGGTTTCTATTTTTTCTGAAGTTGATACTCGACTTAATAATAATCAGTTTGTCCTCGtcatgaaaaacaaaaacagaaacacatacattaagaaaaaagataaattggGCCAAACAAACAACTGGACACGTTTAGCATCGGAAATTGCTGGTCTTTTTTCTCTTGTTACTGGTAGCTTATTGATATGTATTATTGAGTTATTTGTTTATGCAGTTTTGTCgtgtttttaa
- the LOC105848330 gene encoding acid-sensing ion channel 4-A isoform X1, with product MNKKGFVKSKYIFEKNGTVTHSCENKDSPSKKTNDHSRHFSALIINRILLGCYQEKLFWSFILILCSALVALPIYFRVQEYLSYESSQKISTIVTPKNLFPSVTICKERKSMFLYCDLDIFDVNSNYNVPCPRDKQTVEERSNVVGTGSYRTNIQPFEFYCDELRRKCSTSDLQSQFFKTVRNERGECVTWNGNGTYTNANNIIELIVKIVKVERYFEVIEVIVHEPQVDGTLQDLTFRVTTSKKYEISFTKVVSELLPAPYSNCINKKQNDIFPGKYTLENCVNSHNCISTFKKCGDTFDYCRKYIPESISMHYGRNNTISRNINCLKTQNETLPSICLLPCKQIDFEVSIFSEVDTRLNNNQFVLVMKNKNRNTYIKKKDKLGQTNNWTRLASEIAGLFSLVTGSLLICIIELFVYAVLSCF from the exons ATGaacaaaaaaggttttgttaaaagcaaatatatttttgaga AAAATGGAACGGTCACACACTCTTGCGAAAATAAAGATTCTCCCAGTAAGAAAACAAACGATCACTCTAGACATTTTTCTGCTCTCATAATAAACAGAATTTTACTAGGCTGTTatcaagaaaaattgttttggagTTTTATTCTTATACTCTGCAGTGCATTGGTAGCGCTACCTATTTACTTTAGAGTGCAAGAATATTTAAGTTATGAAAGCAGCCAAAAAATATCCACAATCGTTACCCCAAAAAATCTATTTCCATCTGTCACGATATGCAAAGAGCgtaaaagtatgtttttgtaTTGTGATTTGGATATATTTGATGTCAATTCAAACTATAATGTCCCATGTCCTCGAGATAAACAAACTGTCGAAGAAAGAAGCAATGTTGTAGGAACAGGAAGTTATCGGACAAATATTCAACCATTTGAATTTTATTGCGATGAGTTGCGAAGAAAATGCTCTACGAGTGATTTAcaaagtcaattttttaaaacagtacgTAACGAACGTGGTGAATGCGTTACTTGGAACGGAAATGGGACTTATACAAACGCAAATAACATAATTGAATTAATTGTAAAGATTGTTAAGGTGGAACGATACTTTGAAGTTATAGAAGTTATAGTTCATGAACCTCAAGTTGACGGAACATTACAAGACCTAACATTCCGTGTAACAACTtcaaaaaagtatgaaatatcCTTCACAAAAGTTGTAAGCGAATTATTACCTGCTCCTTATTCTaactgtattaataaaaaacaaaacgatATATTTCCAGGAAAATACACTCTTGAAAATTGCGTTAATTCACATAATTGCATAAGTACTTTTAAGAAATGTGGTGATACATTTGACTACTGCAGAAAATACATTCCCGAAAGTATTTCAATGCATTATGGGAGGAACAATACAATTAGTAGAAATATCAACTGCTTAAAAACACAAAACGAAACTTTGCCATCAATCTGCTTACTTCCGTGCAAACAAATTGATTTTGAGGTTTCTATTTTTTCTGAAGTTGATACTCGACTTAATAATAATCAGTTTGTCCTCGtcatgaaaaacaaaaacagaaacacatacattaagaaaaaagataaattggGCCAAACAAACAACTGGACACGTTTAGCATCGGAAATTGCTGGTCTTTTTTCTCTTGTTACTGGTAGCTTATTGATATGTATTATTGAGTTATTTGTTTATGCAGTTTTGTCgtgtttttaa